Part of the Solwaraspora sp. WMMA2065 genome is shown below.
GCGCCTGCGCGCCGCGCCGGCTGTCCACCACCCCGAACTCCACCCGTTGCCCGGACTTGAGGTCGGTGACGCCAGCCGGCAACGCACCCTTGGGCAGGAACACGTCGCCACCCTCGTCACTGGTGACGAATCCGTACCCCTTCCCCGCGTCGTACCATTTCACTCGACCCGTCGGCACCACTGACCTCGACTTCACTCGCAGGATTGACCTCACCAGGCTAGCCGGAGCAGAGCGTCGGCCGCCGCCGGGAATCCGGTCAGGTCGTCGATCACCGCAGCCGCTCCGGTGGACTGCAGCTCAGCCGCCGAACAGGGGCCGGAGGCCACCCCGAGACCCGGTATCCCGGCGGTCCGCGCGGCCACCATGTCCGCCGTGTGGTCACCCACATAGAGCTGTACGGCGTACTCGTGCAGGGCGGCCGCCTTGCCTTCGGCGAACAGGTCGCCGGCGACCTCGTCCACCGGCAGGCTCAGGTGGTCCAGGTGCAGACGAGCCAGCCGGCCGAGCTTCGAGGTGACCACCACCACCCGGCCAACCCACTTCCGGACCAGTTCAAGCGCGGCGACCGCCCCGGGCATCGGCAGCGTCGGATCTACCGCGTAGTGGGGGTAGAGCGACCGGAACTGCTCGACTGCGGCATCGACCTGATCAGCCGGGAACCACTGGCTGATCTCGTGGCGCAGCGGCGGGCCGAGCCGGGACACCGCGACCTCGGCGTCCACCTGCACCCCGGTGAGCTCGGTCAACGCCCGGTAGGTGGCGGCGACCCCCGGCCGCGAGTCGATCAATGTCATGTCCAGGTCGAATCCGACCACCGGCGACATGCGCACGTCCTTCCTCGTCACGCCCGCCACGACGGGTGGGTCCGGCCGGCGGGTGGCCGGCCGGGTGGCGGCCGGAGGGTGAGCCTATGTGGGCGACTCACGCGCCGGAGCATCTGCTCCGTACGGCCGAGGCCACCTGGGGCGTCCGGCGGGCTAGCGTGGAACAACCATGGCCAACACACTCGCCGACCACCTGCGTTCCCGCTCCGACGCGGAGCTGGGTGACCTGCTGCGCCTGCGTCCGGATCTGGTGGTGCCGGCGCCGACCGACATCGCCACGCTGGCCGCCCGGGCACAGTCGCGGGTCTCCTCTGCCCGCGCGCTCGACGACCTCGACGAGTTCACCCTGCGGATCCTGGACGCCGCGCGACTGTGCCGGGAGCTACCGGCCAGCGCCGGTTCGGCCGCCGCAGCCGACCCGGCCGGTTCCGCCGCTACGGTCCACCCGGCCGGTTCGGCCGACAGCGCTGACGCCGCCGTCGAGCTGGACGCGGTGCTGGCGATGGCCACCGCGCCGGGCAGCGGGGCGACCGCGGCTCAGGTCCGCGCGGCGGTGGACCGGCTGCTGGCCCGCTGCCTGCTGTACGGGTCGGCTGGGCGGTTCCGGGTGGCCGGCGGGGTGGACGAGGCGAGTTCGCCGTACCCAGCCGGGCTGGGCCGGCCCGCCGCCGACCTGGACGACCGGGTGGCTCGACGGTGCGCCGATCCGGCCGCGTTGCGCCGGACGCTGCTCAGCGCCCCGCCGTCGGCCCGGGCGGTACTCGACCGGCTCGCCGTCGGCCCGCCACTCGGCACGGTGAGTACCGCCGCCGCCGTCCCGGCCACCGGCGCTCAGGCCCGCGAAGCCCCGGCCGCCGCCGCCACCGCCGCCCTCGGTCCGGGCGACGGGGTGAGTCCGGTGCGCTGGCTGGTCGAGGCCGGCCTGCTGGCGGTGGTCACCGATGCGCCGGCGACGGCCGGCAGCCAGGCCGTGGAGTTGCCCCGCGAGGTCGGGCTGTTGCTGCGGCGGGACACCGGGCCGCTCGGCGCGCTGCGCCCCGACCCGCCTGCGGCGGGTTCCGCCGAACGCGATCCGAAGGCGGTGGACTCGACCGGTGCCGGGCAGGCGATGGAGCTGGTCCGGCAGGCCGGCGCGCTGCTGGAGGCGTTGGCCGCCGAGCCGGCGCCGCTGCTGCGTACCGGCGGGATCGGGGTGCGGGAGCTGCGCCGGCTGGCCCGCGCCGGTGGGGTCAGCGAGTCGCTGGCCGGGCTGCTGATCGAGATCGGGTACGCCGCCGGGCTGCTCGGTGCCGCCGAACTGCCCGCCACGGCGAGTCGCACCGCTGTCGACCAGCAGATCCTGCCGACCGGCAACTACGACCAGTGGATGAACGAACCGGTGGCCCGGCGGTGGGAGCGGCTGGCCGGGGCGTGGCTGGCGATGACCCGGCGGGCCGGGTTGATCGGCCGCCGGGACGACCGGGACCGGCCGATCACCGCGTTGTCGACCGACGTGGAGCGGGCCGGCGCGCCGACGGTGCGCCGTACCGTGCTGGGGGTGCTGGCCGCGTTGCCGCCGGGGGCCGCGCCGACCGCCGACGAGGTGCTCGCGCTGCTCGCATGGCAGGCGCCACGGCGCAGCCGGGGCCGCGACGACCTGCACCGCGAGGTCCTCGACGAGGCGGCTCAGCTGGGCGTCACCGGGCTGGGCGTGTTGACCGGGTACGGCCGCTCGCTGCTCGCCGGGGAGGGCCGGGACGGTCGGGACACCGCAGCCGACGACGATCCGCTCGGCGTACGGGCCACCGAACGCGAGCACCGAGGTGCGGCGTCGACGGTGGAACGCGCGCTGGACGACCTGCTGCCGTCCCCGGTGGACCACGTCCTGGTGCAGGCCGATCTGACCGTGGTGGTGCCCGGTCCACCGGAGCCGGCCCTGGCTGCCGAGTTGGAGCTGGTCGCCGAGCCGGAGTCGATCGGGGCGGCCAGCGTGCACCGGGTCACGCCGGCGAGTGTGCGTCGGGCGTTGGACGCCGGCTACCAGGCGGCCGAACTGCATGAGTTGTTCGCCCGGCGGTCCCGCACCCCGGTGCCGCAGGGCCTCACCTACCTGATCGACGACTCAGCCCGTACCCATGGCGGGTTGCGCGCCGGATCGGCCGGCGGCTATCTGCGCAGCGACGACGAGGCGTTGCTGGCCACGGTGCTGGCCGACCGCCGGCTGGCCACGCTGTCGCTGCGTCGGCTGGCGCCGACGGTGCTGGTCTGTGTGGTGCCCGCCGGCCGGATGCTGGAGGCGCTGCGGCAGGCCGGCTACGCCCCGGTGCCGGAGGACGGCACCGGTGCCGCACTGCGTACTGGCCGGCCACGGGCCCGGCGGGCACCGGCGCGGCACCCGGTGACGTTGCGGTCAATCGATCCGCTGGCCGCGCCGAAGCTGACCGCACCCTGGATCAGCGGTCTGGTCGAGCAGCTTCGCCGGGGGGAGGCGGCGGCCCGGGCGGTACGGCGCACGCCCGGGACGATCCGGGCGGCGACCGGGCAGGCGGTCGACGGGTTGGCCGCGGTGCAGGCGCACTCGCAGGCGCTGGCCGTGCTGCAGCAGGCGGTACGGGACAAGGCGCTGGTCTGGGTGGGCTACGTGGACGCACACGGCGCCGCCGCTTCCCGGCTGGTCCGTCCGGTGTCGATCGGCGCGGGTTACCTGCGGGCCGAGGACGAGCGGACCGAGACGCTGCACACCTTCGCGCTGCAGCGGGTGACCGCAGCGGTGGTGCACGACTGACCGCGCGTCGGCCCGTCACGTCGGGTCGGTCCTGACCGCACAGCAGTCGGCTCCCGGTCGGTACGCCCGGAGCCGTCAGCCCGTGGGCCGGCCGTCGTGCCGGTGCCGGCGAGCCGCCTCAATCACCGACACCGTGAGCAGCAGCGCGGATCCGGTG
Proteins encoded:
- a CDS encoding HAD hydrolase-like protein, whose amino-acid sequence is MSPVVGFDLDMTLIDSRPGVAATYRALTELTGVQVDAEVAVSRLGPPLRHEISQWFPADQVDAAVEQFRSLYPHYAVDPTLPMPGAVAALELVRKWVGRVVVVTSKLGRLARLHLDHLSLPVDEVAGDLFAEGKAAALHEYAVQLYVGDHTADMVAARTAGIPGLGVASGPCSAAELQSTGAAAVIDDLTGFPAAADALLRLAW
- a CDS encoding helicase-associated domain-containing protein, producing MANTLADHLRSRSDAELGDLLRLRPDLVVPAPTDIATLAARAQSRVSSARALDDLDEFTLRILDAARLCRELPASAGSAAAADPAGSAATVHPAGSADSADAAVELDAVLAMATAPGSGATAAQVRAAVDRLLARCLLYGSAGRFRVAGGVDEASSPYPAGLGRPAADLDDRVARRCADPAALRRTLLSAPPSARAVLDRLAVGPPLGTVSTAAAVPATGAQAREAPAAAATAALGPGDGVSPVRWLVEAGLLAVVTDAPATAGSQAVELPREVGLLLRRDTGPLGALRPDPPAAGSAERDPKAVDSTGAGQAMELVRQAGALLEALAAEPAPLLRTGGIGVRELRRLARAGGVSESLAGLLIEIGYAAGLLGAAELPATASRTAVDQQILPTGNYDQWMNEPVARRWERLAGAWLAMTRRAGLIGRRDDRDRPITALSTDVERAGAPTVRRTVLGVLAALPPGAAPTADEVLALLAWQAPRRSRGRDDLHREVLDEAAQLGVTGLGVLTGYGRSLLAGEGRDGRDTAADDDPLGVRATEREHRGAASTVERALDDLLPSPVDHVLVQADLTVVVPGPPEPALAAELELVAEPESIGAASVHRVTPASVRRALDAGYQAAELHELFARRSRTPVPQGLTYLIDDSARTHGGLRAGSAGGYLRSDDEALLATVLADRRLATLSLRRLAPTVLVCVVPAGRMLEALRQAGYAPVPEDGTGAALRTGRPRARRAPARHPVTLRSIDPLAAPKLTAPWISGLVEQLRRGEAAARAVRRTPGTIRAATGQAVDGLAAVQAHSQALAVLQQAVRDKALVWVGYVDAHGAAASRLVRPVSIGAGYLRAEDERTETLHTFALQRVTAAVVHD